A stretch of DNA from Candidatus Latescibacterota bacterium:
CGAACCTTCTTATGGCGGACGTCGTGGTCATCAACAAGATCGACACGGCGGACCTCGAGGGAATAGAGGATGTCAGAGAGAATATCGCCGAGTTCAACCCGAACGCGATAATCGTTGATGCTGCCTCACCTCTGCGCGTAGAGAATGCAGATCTGATCAGGGGCAAAAAGGTCCTCTGTGTAGAGGACGGCCCGACACTGACTCACGGCGGGATGCCTTACGGCGCCGGTGTCATGGCCGCGCTGAAGTTCGGTGCAGCCGAACTGGTAGATCCCAGGCCATGGGCAACTGGCAAGCTGGCCAGGACCTTCGAGAGATATCCCGATGTAGGCACGCTTCTGCCGGCCATGGGATACGGTGACGAGCAGATCAAGGATCTTGAGACTACGATCAACAATGTAGAATGCGATGCTGTCATCATCGGCACTCCGATCGATCTCGGCAGGATCATCGACATAAAACAGCCGTCAGTGAGGGTCAGCTACGATCTCGACGAGATCGGCCATCCTACCCTTGCCGATGTTCTGAAGGATTATCTGAAGTAGATAAATGACTTTCAGTGAGTGACGTGAGTCGCCTAAATAAATAGATAGCGGAGGTCTTAATTGAAGATCCATGAGGTTGACGCAAGAGGGATATTTGCCGGCGCGGGACTTCCCGTGCCACCAAGCATCCTGATAACAGAGCCCGCGGAGGCCAGGGGGGCAGCCGAAGAACTCGGTTGCCCGGTCGTGGTCAAATCGCAGGTCCTGGTCGGTGGAAGAGGCAAGGCAGGTGGGGTGAAGCTGGCCTCGACTCCCGAAGAAGCTGTTGAAAAAGCCGGGGCGATACTGGGGATGGATATCAAGGGGCTGACGGTGGAGAAAGTCCTTATCGCCAAAGCGGTCGATATCTCCGAGGAGTTCTATGTCGGGATGGTCTACGACCGTGTCACGCGCAAGCCATTGATGATGATCTCTCCTGCCGGAGGGATCGATATCGAGGAAGTCGCCAGGACCACTCCAGAGAAGATACTGAAGGAAGCGATCGATCCCCTGTCAGGGATACTGCCATTTCAGTTGAGGAAGATGTCGGCCTTTTTAACGTCGGACAGGGCTGTCGCTAAACAGCTGGCTCCCGTTTTTAAGGGCCTTTTCAGAGCGTTTATGGAAGTCGACTCATCGCTCGCAGAGATAAACCCTCTTGTCGTCAGTCCTGACGGGAAGGTATGGGCGATCGATGCCAAGATCAATATCGACGATAACAGCCTCTACAGGCACGCCGCATTGGAAGCGATGAGGGACGATTCTTCGGAAGATCCCGGTGAAGTGGAAGCCCGTGACTCGGACCTTTCATTCGTCAAACTCGATGGGAAGATAGGTTGTATAGTGAACGGGGCCGGACTGGCGATGGCGACGATGGATATGATCAAGTATTTCGGCTCAGAGCCGGCGAACTTCCTCGATATCGGTGGAAGTTCCAGTCCCGAGAAAGTACTCGCTGCGATGAAGATAATCGTGCGCGACCCCGGGGTTAAAGCGATCCTTATCAATATATTTGGCGGTATCACCCGATGCGACGACGTAGCCAACGGTCTGCTTCAGGCGAAGAAAGACCTGGGAGTGGATATTCCCCTGGTCGTCAGGTTGACCGGGACTAACGCCGAGGAGGCGAGGGCCATCCTCGAAGGTACGGAACTGGTTCCGGCCGCGACGATGGAAGAAGGCGTCAAGAAGGCGATCGAGATCGCCAGCGCTTCATAAAATGAAAGGAAGCTCGAATTGAGTATTCTTGTCGATAAGAACACGAAATTGATCGTCCAGGGGATCACGGGCAGGGATGGAGGTTTCCATACCAGCCAGATGGTAGCCTATGGGACGAATGTCGTCGGTGGAGTGACTCCCGGCAAGGGTGGTCAGAAGACCGATGACGGGGTGCCGGTATTCAATACGATGGAAGAGGCGGTCCGCGAGACTGGTGCTGATACCAGTGTCATTTATGTGCCGGCCCCTTTCGCCGCGGACGCTATATGCGAAGCTTCCGACGCAGGCGTCGAGCTGGTCGTCTGTATTGCCGAGGGCATACCGGTCAAGGATATGGTCAGGGCACTTCCATACGTGCGTGAACGGGGTACGACTGTCGTCGGCCCGAATTGTCCCGGAGTGATCTCGCCAGGTAAGGCGAAGGTCGGGATCATGCCAGGGAATATTCACAAAGAAGGTAAGGTGGGAGTCGTATCAAGAAGTGGCACCCTCACTTACGAAGTCGTTTATCATTTAACTCAGAACGGTTTGGGCCAGTCCACATGTCTGGGAATCGGGGGAGATCCGGTGATCGGTACGAACCTTCTCGACGCGATGGCTCTCTTTGCCGATGACGACGAGACTGAAGTGGTCGTCCTGATCGGTGAGATCGGTGGAAACGACGAAGAAAAGGCGGCAGAGATCATAAAGAACGGCTATCCCAAAAAGGTGGCCGCGTTCATAGCAGGCAGGACCGCTCCTCCTGGCAAGAGGATGGGACACGCGGGAGCGATAGTGACGGGTGGTACGGGAACGGCGGCTGAAAAGGTCGAAGCGTTCAAGTCTGCTGGAGTGGAAGTAGCGGAGATCCCGGCTGAAATAGCTGAAATAGTATCCAGACTGATATAGATATTGGAGGAAGAGTTGGAAAAGACATACCTGATGATCAAGCCGGAGATGGTCAAGGCCGGAAAACAGGGTGAGCTGATTGAATTTGTCCAGAGAAACGGTTTTGTGATCACGAAGATGAAACAGTTCCGATTCAACGCGGAAAGAGCTGGGGAATTCTACGGCGTACATCGCGAAAAACCTTTCTTTAACGATCTTGTCCAGTATATTACTTCGGGCGAAGTCGTCGGGCTGCAGCTTGAGAAAGATAACGCGATCAAACTGGTCAGGGAACTGGTCGGAGCGACCGATCCGGCGAATGCGAGCCCGGGTACGATACGGTATATTTACGGAGCAAGTCTCCAGACGAATGCCGTGCATGCCTCTGATTCACCGGAGTCGGTGGAAAAAGAGCTTGCTATCGTATTTCCCGAAGATTAATATAAATGCCTT
This window harbors:
- the sucC gene encoding ADP-forming succinate--CoA ligase subunit beta, with product MKIHEVDARGIFAGAGLPVPPSILITEPAEARGAAEELGCPVVVKSQVLVGGRGKAGGVKLASTPEEAVEKAGAILGMDIKGLTVEKVLIAKAVDISEEFYVGMVYDRVTRKPLMMISPAGGIDIEEVARTTPEKILKEAIDPLSGILPFQLRKMSAFLTSDRAVAKQLAPVFKGLFRAFMEVDSSLAEINPLVVSPDGKVWAIDAKINIDDNSLYRHAALEAMRDDSSEDPGEVEARDSDLSFVKLDGKIGCIVNGAGLAMATMDMIKYFGSEPANFLDIGGSSSPEKVLAAMKIIVRDPGVKAILINIFGGITRCDDVANGLLQAKKDLGVDIPLVVRLTGTNAEEARAILEGTELVPAATMEEGVKKAIEIASAS
- the sucD gene encoding succinate--CoA ligase subunit alpha produces the protein MSILVDKNTKLIVQGITGRDGGFHTSQMVAYGTNVVGGVTPGKGGQKTDDGVPVFNTMEEAVRETGADTSVIYVPAPFAADAICEASDAGVELVVCIAEGIPVKDMVRALPYVRERGTTVVGPNCPGVISPGKAKVGIMPGNIHKEGKVGVVSRSGTLTYEVVYHLTQNGLGQSTCLGIGGDPVIGTNLLDAMALFADDDETEVVVLIGEIGGNDEEKAAEIIKNGYPKKVAAFIAGRTAPPGKRMGHAGAIVTGGTGTAAEKVEAFKSAGVEVAEIPAEIAEIVSRLI
- the ndk gene encoding nucleoside-diphosphate kinase, which produces MEKTYLMIKPEMVKAGKQGELIEFVQRNGFVITKMKQFRFNAERAGEFYGVHREKPFFNDLVQYITSGEVVGLQLEKDNAIKLVRELVGATDPANASPGTIRYIYGASLQTNAVHASDSPESVEKELAIVFPED